The Desulfatiglans sp. genome has a segment encoding these proteins:
- a CDS encoding sodium-dependent transporter, with translation MRQHWGSRIGMILAVAGSALGLGNFLRFPVQAAKYGGGAFMIPYFIALLLLGIPLMWVEWTLGRYGGGFGHSTAPGIFHNIGNKRRFIRYFGVIGIFGPLVIFIYYTYIESWLLAYSFFALSGKYMAATTEGAMKSFLSGFQGLEQNQFFHNIGTAYFFFIITFCLNVLVIYYGIKGGIERLCKFAMPLLLVFALIILIRVITLGTPNPEMAEWSIKNGFGFLWNPDFSALLNAKTWLAAAGQIFFTLSVGIGAILTYASYLKKRDDVVLSGLTAVGTNEFAEIILGGSIIIPMAFAVFGPYEIKNIAESGAFNLGFVTMPLIFEKIPAGAVFGFLWFALLFLAGVTSSVSLAQPAVAFMEDEFDISRPKAAMIFGIAAFFMCQPAIFGLGYGVVDELDFWGGTFSLVLFGTIEVILFAWVFGMDRAWEEIHQGAELRVPKIYKFIIKYVTPVFLLVILVSWFMQDGLPTILMKNIPQENRTVVLVLRLMLAAIFIGISLGVWAAWRKRGRRAGKEILS, from the coding sequence ATGCGTCAGCACTGGGGTTCACGTATCGGAATGATTCTCGCGGTGGCAGGGAGCGCACTTGGTCTTGGAAATTTCTTAAGGTTCCCTGTGCAGGCGGCCAAATATGGCGGGGGTGCATTTATGATCCCCTATTTTATCGCACTGTTACTGCTCGGCATCCCCCTTATGTGGGTAGAGTGGACGCTGGGGAGGTATGGGGGAGGGTTCGGACACTCTACGGCCCCTGGCATCTTCCATAATATCGGCAATAAAAGGCGTTTTATCCGCTATTTTGGGGTTATCGGGATATTCGGCCCCCTGGTTATCTTCATATATTACACCTATATAGAGTCATGGCTTCTGGCCTACAGCTTTTTTGCCCTATCAGGAAAATATATGGCAGCCACCACTGAAGGGGCCATGAAATCCTTTTTATCAGGGTTTCAGGGGCTTGAACAGAACCAGTTTTTCCATAATATAGGGACAGCCTATTTCTTTTTTATAATCACCTTCTGCCTTAATGTGCTTGTAATCTATTATGGAATAAAGGGGGGCATTGAGCGGCTGTGCAAGTTTGCCATGCCTCTCCTCCTTGTGTTTGCACTTATCATACTCATAAGGGTCATAACCCTGGGCACTCCAAATCCTGAAATGGCTGAATGGAGCATTAAAAACGGGTTCGGGTTTTTATGGAACCCTGATTTCAGCGCCTTGCTTAATGCAAAGACCTGGCTAGCAGCGGCTGGCCAGATATTCTTTACCTTGAGCGTTGGGATAGGGGCAATCCTCACCTATGCAAGTTACCTTAAAAAAAGGGATGATGTGGTGCTTTCCGGCCTTACTGCAGTGGGCACAAATGAGTTTGCTGAGATCATACTTGGCGGAAGCATCATTATCCCGATGGCATTTGCGGTCTTTGGACCCTATGAGATTAAAAATATTGCTGAATCAGGGGCATTTAACCTGGGGTTTGTGACCATGCCCCTGATATTTGAGAAGATCCCTGCGGGTGCGGTCTTTGGTTTTTTATGGTTTGCGCTGCTCTTTCTGGCCGGGGTCACCTCGTCTGTCTCCCTTGCACAGCCCGCAGTTGCCTTTATGGAGGATGAGTTTGATATCAGCCGCCCAAAGGCTGCCATGATTTTCGGCATAGCGGCCTTTTTCATGTGTCAGCCTGCCATATTCGGCCTTGGTTACGGTGTTGTGGATGAACTGGACTTCTGGGGAGGCACCTTCAGCCTGGTGCTCTTTGGCACCATAGAGGTCATACTCTTTGCCTGGGTCTTTGGTATGGACAGGGCATGGGAAGAGATTCACCAGGGAGCAGAGCTGCGCGTGCCAAAGATATACAAATTTATCATAAAATATGTAACACCGGTTTTCCTTCTTGTTATCCTGGTCTCATGGTTTATGCAGGATGGGCTGCCCACCATCCTTATGAAAAATATCCCACAGGAAAACAGGACAGTGGTCCTGGTATTAAGGCTGATGCTTGC